In the Candidatus Bathyarchaeia archaeon genome, AAAGTTTGTGCCCAAGTGAATTGGCGGCGTGATAAGCAGAACGGTCAAAGCTAACTGCCAGCTTATCGGCATAACGGGCAACGCGAAGACCAGTGCACCCACAACAAAGTCAATTTGGTCCACCACAGGAAGCAGAGCGCCAGGAGCAAGGTTTAGCCGTCTTTTGCAGAATGCTCCCGCTAAGTCGCCCAGAAGGGCACCTAAAGGCGTTAAGAAGGCAAACAGCCAAGGAAAACCGAAAACAAGGCATTCCACCACGCCAACAACGGTGCCTAAGGCTAAGCCGACAAAGAAGCCACGGAAAGTTTTGTGAGCGCCAAAGAGGCGTTTGCCGTCGAAAAAGTTTCTCCCAAAGTCCATGGTTTTTCCGCCGCCGCCAAGAACGGGTGCGGCGTTTGCACAGTAGGCTGGGAAGATGAATTTTAGGGCTTCAATTATTAAGAGGGCTATGTCCATGGCGTACACATCAGGCTATTTGATGGTCATGTATTCCTGTTTGTGTTATTCGTAAAGTACATGTTACTTCTTGAGGGTTGCGGTTTTTGAGGGTTGCCGTGATGATTTGTGGGGTTTCGGTGGGTTTGAGAGCGATTGTGGTGTCTGCCCAGAACTGCACGACGCGCGTGGCTACTGGCGCAACGGCGACGTAGGGGTCGTCGAATTTGGCTCGAACTTGACTGGTTACGATTATGGGTATGTGCTGGGTCTTAGCGGTCTGTGCCAGCAACGCCATTTGGCGGTTGAGTTCACGGTTGACGGAGAAGGATGCTTTAGGTTTGGAGGCAGTTTCGGCCATCCTTGCGCGGTACAGCGAGTTGAAGGTGTCGATGACGACTAAGCCGAAGCTTTGGTTGACGCAGTCGGCGAGGTTGTCAACTGCGGCGGTTTGCTCGGCGAAGTCATTGGGACGCATAAGCAGGATTTGTTCGGCAGCTTGGCTGAAGTGATGCTGGGTGATTTGGCTGAGGCGTTCGGGGGCGAAGGTGTGGTCGCAGTCGATGTAGAGGGTTTTGAGGTGAAGCTGAAGGGCGCAGTGTGCAGCGCATTGGAGGGCGAGGGTAGATTTGCCTGTTTCAGGTTCCCCGTAAATCAGCGTTAAGGTTTCGGGGGCTACGCCGCCTTGAAGGAAACTGTCTATGCAGCTGCAGCCTGTGGGTACCTTGTTCATCACGTCACATGCACGCAGAAAAGTACGCGAACGAAACTAATAACCTGTTTTGCTCTGGTTGAGATTGGTCTGGATTTTCTGCTGAGCTTAGGAGGAAAGGAGTCGCGATGATTTTTCTGTTTTTGTTCGCTGAAGCTTTAAGCATAAGCAACCGCTTTCTTATCATTTAGATGAGAGCAAAAGTTGCCGTCGCCACAGTTCAAGGAAAAGCCTACTTCCTTATAGTGAACCAGCTCAAACAGCGCAGCATCTCCTTTGTAAGCCTCCTCCCCGGCGAATCCGTCCCCGCCCAAATCCGCGTCGTCGTAACCACCCCCCAAGAGCAGCCTCTCATAAACCACCCCCGCACCGTGAGTTACAGCCCCGAAACTGACCCCGACATAATGGGCAGCGAAGTTGTAAAGAGGCTGCAGGGCAAAGAAACCTACGACGTGGTCATCATAGGCGTGGACCCAGGCGAAGTTGTTGGAGTAGCGGCAGTGGCGGACGGCGCCATCATTGAAACCGAAAACTGCATTGGCACCCAACAAACCTTAAACAGCATAAAAAACATCCTCAAAACCCTAAACACCCAAAAAAGTGCTGTAACCATAAAAATCGGAAACGGCGTGCCCGTTTACAGGGAGCTTTTGGGTGCATTGGATAGGTCTCTTCCGCGTCAGGTTACGTTGGAGGTCGTGGAGGAAGCAGGAACCAACAAACGCAGTCACGGCTTCAAGAACGGGCGGACGCTGCGGCATGTGGTTTCAGCCCTGCGCATCGCGGAGAGAAAAGGATACATTTACTCGCGGAGAAAACCCACTCTTGAACTTGACAGTTAAAAAAGGCAACACGCTACTGCTGGATGGCCCAGCCTCGGTGGCGCTTACCGCTGGGAAAGCTGAGGTTTTTGGGGTGCAAATCAGAACCGCCCAACGGCTGATAATCCGCGAAGGCAAACGCCTACCACTTAACGTCCAAGAAACCGCAAGCTTTGACGTTTCACTGGGAGCAGAAGCAAAAGCCCAAGAAGCCGAAGGCAACACGATTCCGCCGTCGTGGGAAGACGCATATCAAACGCTTCGGCAACTCCAAAAGAAACCCGCCGTCACGATGGTGATGGGCAGGGCAGACTCGGGCAAATCAAGCTTTTGCACCTACCTCATAAACAGGCTACTCACCAAAAAATGCACCGTGGCACTTCTGGATGAGGATTTGGGGCAATCCGACGTGGGTCCCCCATGCACCATCGCCTACACAAAAATAACCCAACCCGTAACCGACCACTTCGAGCTTGAAGCGGAAAAAGTCTTCTTTGTTGGTACCAACTCGCCCCGATTCGAAGCGGAAAAAACGCTCAGGGGCGTCACCGTCTTGATGGAGGAAATGTTGGCGGACCAAAACATTGATTTCGTTATCGTCAACACGGATGGCTGGGCGACAGGGGAAGATGCTGTACAGTTCAAGACACGTTTAGCAGACGCGGTTAAGCCTGACATTGTTTTCTGCCTGCAAAGCGAAGAAGAAATACCTTCGTTCTGTGCATCCGTGGGTGATGCCTTAGCGAAGTATAGGCAGGAACGCGCCCAATCCCCCGCCGTAGTGCGGGAGCGGAGTCGAGAAAAACGTCGCAGCCTACGCGAGTTAGGATACGCAAAATACTTAGAAAACGGCAAAGTCAAAGTTTATCCCCTAAACCACATTACCGTCAGCAGGGAGGAAAACGCCTTGATTTGGGAACACCGCGCCGAAAAACTGCT is a window encoding:
- a CDS encoding CDP-2,3-bis-(O-geranylgeranyl)-sn-glycerol synthase — its product is MDIALLIIEALKFIFPAYCANAAPVLGGGGKTMDFGRNFFDGKRLFGAHKTFRGFFVGLALGTVVGVVECLVFGFPWLFAFLTPLGALLGDLAGAFCKRRLNLAPGALLPVVDQIDFVVGALVFALPVMPISWQLALTVLLITPPIHLGTNFVAYKLKLKKNPW
- a CDS encoding AAA family ATPase, with the translated sequence MNKVPTGCSCIDSFLQGGVAPETLTLIYGEPETGKSTLALQCAAHCALQLHLKTLYIDCDHTFAPERLSQITQHHFSQAAEQILLMRPNDFAEQTAAVDNLADCVNQSFGLVVIDTFNSLYRARMAETASKPKASFSVNRELNRQMALLAQTAKTQHIPIIVTSQVRAKFDDPYVAVAPVATRVVQFWADTTIALKPTETPQIITATLKNRNPQEVTCTLRITQTGIHDHQIA
- a CDS encoding Clp1/GlmU family protein — encoded protein: MNLTVKKGNTLLLDGPASVALTAGKAEVFGVQIRTAQRLIIREGKRLPLNVQETASFDVSLGAEAKAQEAEGNTIPPSWEDAYQTLRQLQKKPAVTMVMGRADSGKSSFCTYLINRLLTKKCTVALLDEDLGQSDVGPPCTIAYTKITQPVTDHFELEAEKVFFVGTNSPRFEAEKTLRGVTVLMEEMLADQNIDFVIVNTDGWATGEDAVQFKTRLADAVKPDIVFCLQSEEEIPSFCASVGDALAKYRQERAQSPAVVRERSREKRRSLRELGYAKYLENGKVKVYPLNHITVSREENALIWEHRAEKLLLALYDAHGQFRGIGVLRNVDYVRKALKIFTAIAEKPASLGFGRIRLDENLHEIPENTLSNWVSG